The stretch of DNA TACGGATGGAACGACAAAAGCTCGCTTTCTTTCAACTTTGCTTCGTAGACCAACTTATCACCGTCGTACATCTTCAGGTGCGTCTTCAGAGGCCTGCCCATCCAGGTCTCGTATTTGTCAGAGTACGTTCTAAACTGGTAGTTCTTCTTGAAGAAAGACTCCGCGGCCTCGTGGTTTTTTCCAGGCAAGTGAACATCGCGCTCCATAAACTCCATGTAGCTCTTGACattgttcttgaagttgAGCTGGGTCAAAAATAATCGCGAACAGTCGTCAAAGGTAAGAAACTCGCCATGGAGACGTCGTAAGTCCCTGTCCAACGAGGTCCGCGGAAGGAATATCagattgaagaggaagatgaaTAGACACCCAAACACACACACAGACAGAAACCGGCGACGCTGGATCTGCTCCCAGGTCACGTTAGTAGCAACTATCATAGAGTTTGTTATAGATTCTGTAAGACTGCGAGAACGCCTTAATACCGGCTCATTATCATTAATGCTTCCGTAAGCAAGGGACGCTTTGCGGGAGTTAGACCGGGAATTGTTGGACGAGAGAAGATGGCCGAGGTAATCGTCCTGAGCAATCGACTGACCCGACAGAGCCGGGTTCGGAAAGGGTTCTGTCATGTTCTTTCGGAAGCGGCGGAATTCAGGAACCGGGGGGCCGTCAAGAAATACAGCCGCAGAGTGTTATAAAATGGGTGTTTCAGGGCTGCAACACGCTGCTGGTATATTACTAATTTGCCTTTCTATTCAATCGTCTAGATAAATAATAATCTGCCCAGCCATTTTTGCCAAGAGCACGCTTCACGTCCCCCATATGGTCACGTGGCCTTGTGGTCACGTGATCCGGCCGACGCCTGGTACGCCTGTCTGGCCTTCTCAGACCGCAGTGCACTCTCGCTGTTCTTCAAATGGCCTCTATCGTCCAGTTCGACCGTTCCTGCGGTGTCAAACAGCGACACCTGGCCCACAAGCAAACCAAGCGTGTCCAACACCTGGTCTGGGTCCGACAGATACGCTTTGGCCACCGTCTCTTTGTTAGCCGGGCCCACTGTCACCGGGTAGATGCCACGAGGCTCCTTGATCGTAACCAGTTTCTTGTCTTTCCAATTTTGCTCAATGATGTTCAACACCTTGAACATGTCCTCGTCTGTTGTGTCGTCTCCTAGACACAAGATAAAATCTGGCATTTGCTCAAAAGTGCGCGGCTGCTGCACCAGAGGGTCAGAATTGAGCACGAGTCGGCGCACTATTTCTCCCTTGTTGACAAACGATGGCCGCACCTCGACGTTGGCCTTTCCAGCCATCACTTCGACGTCGTAGGCGGCCATTCGTTCCAGCAAGTCTGCCTTGCACTTTGCTGCCTGGAATTTTCCTAGCTCTGGGTCCGACTGTCTATAATGCCAAACGATGGcggccttcttcttctcgatGAACGAGCCAGGCGTTCTCTCGGCGTATCTTTTGAGAATTTCCTCCACCTCTTCTCTCCAAAGCATTTCGTAACGTTCGGCCAGGTTGATCCATTCTTTGTGGCCTGCTTTTTTCAGGAAACAGCCGTGTTCGGCACTTAGGCCAACCTCAGGGAACTGCGAGCCGATCcacttctccaaaaactcctgGTCCCTGCCACTGATGATCCAGATCTCGTTCTTGGGATCTTTGACCAGTGCTTTGAGGACATTGATCAGCCGTGCCGAAGGAATGGCCGCGTTTGGATCGCGCACAATTGGTGCCAGTGTCCCGTCGTAgtcaaacaaaaacaaacgACGTCCTGCTCTTGTATAATCCTCCAGCAACATCGGTTTGTTCAAATACGGCGTACCGTGTTTCGAGTTCAGCTTCACCACAAAGTCCATCAGGCTCTGCAAAAAATGGCACGTCCAGTCCTGGTTCGTGTTATTGCACACAGACCGATACAATTTGGCCTCCAAAGCGGCTTTTCTGTCGTCGCTCATCAGCAGACACTCGTTGATGGAGTTTGCCACTCCAACGGCATCCCAGGGATTCACTTGAACACAGTCCTGCAGAACGCTTGCCGTGCCACTGAATTCAGACAGTAACAGTGGCGATTTGGACTCTTTCTGGCACACAATGTACTCCAGAGCCGTTGTGTTCATTCCGTCTCTGATGGACGTGATCATACACAGATCGGCGGCCCGTAATAAAGCCAAGTACTCGTCTCTGTCCACCTTCATGTTGTAATTCTGCACAGGGGTGTACTCCAGCGAGCCATACTTGGCATTGATGTTCGaaaccagctcgttgacCTTCTTGTCCAGCTTAGAGCTGTGGTAGAACGGCTTGAAAGAGACCTGGATCAGAACAACCTTGCCCCGCCATTCGGGATAGATGTCCAGGAACATCTCAAAGGCCTGCAATTTCTGAACCACACCGCGCACCAGATCGAGTCTGTCTCTGCCGATGATGATTTTGCGGTTGCCgttgagctgtttgagcgTCTGCACTTTCGACTCGACGCTTTCTGTGAAGGCGTTGTGCTCAAACTTGGCTACGTCAATGCCCAACGGCAACGTCACCACTTTTACGTTGGACGAGTGGATGTGCACCCCGTCCGGCGTCACCTCGTAGCCAAGCAGTCTAGCACAACAACTGATAAAATGTCTGGCAAAAGAGTGGTTCTGGAACCCAACCTGGTTGGCTCCCAGCATGCCGTCCAACAGCAGCTTCCGCTTGCTCAAACACTTGAAGTATTCCGACGATGGGAACGGAACATgaagaaaatggccaaTATAGGCCTGTGGAAACTCCATTCGCAGAATCTGCggcaacagcagcaagtAGTAGTCGTGGACCCAGATAATGTCTCCTGGCCGGTATAtggccttgattttggcggCATATGCCTCGTTGAATTTCACGTAGTCGTGCCACCATTGGGCCTCCTCGCGGCCGTCGCTGGGAGCCGGCTGCATGTAATGGAACGTGGGCCAGATCACGTTTTCGGCATACTTCCGCCATCTTTCCTGGTCTTTGCGCAAAAGCCACACAGGATGGatgttctcgtcgttgtttGCCTCgtgaatttttttcgtcACGTATTCCTTGTCGTTGTCGTCCAGATACAGAGGATCGTTCTCAATGGACTGATTCGTAGGAATCGAGTGCGGAACACTCTCGTTGTACGAGTATAGCTCGCCGGTCCAGGCAATCAAGTGAGACTCCCAATTGGTGGCCTCATTCAAGAACGCGTTCGACGCATGCAACGCAGAGCTCCCTCTGAGCGGTTTCAAGTCCCATTTGCCATTTTTAGTCTTGTAGATTTGGTTCGGCAGTTGCGTCATGCAATTAAGAATCCGTCCGCTCACCTTTATCGGCGCAGACTCGAAATCTTTGGGGTCAATGCGGGTCATTTTTGTAGTATAAAGATATATTTGAATTTTCAATTTATGGTCAACTGTCACCTGTGATAAAATATTCGGTTGCTATCAAATAaattccagaaaaaaacatCCGCGAAGGTGGACGTGAAAATTCCGGGGCACATTACGTGGACTATTAGCAATACATCTCTAGCAAAAAT from Ogataea parapolymorpha DL-1 chromosome VI, whole genome shotgun sequence encodes:
- a CDS encoding Phosphatase subunit of the trehalose-6-phosphate synthase/phosphatase complex, with product MTRIDPKDFESAPIKVSGRILNCMTQLPNQIYKTKNGKWDLKPLRGSSALHASNAFLNEATNWESHLIAWTGELYSYNESVPHSIPTNQSIENDPLYLDDNDKEYVTKKIHEANNDENIHPVWLLRKDQERWRKYAENVIWPTFHYMQPAPSDGREEAQWWHDYVKFNEAYAAKIKAIYRPGDIIWVHDYYLLLLPQILRMEFPQAYIGHFLHVPFPSSEYFKCLSKRKLLLDGMLGANQVGFQNHSFARHFISCCARLLGYEVTPDGVHIHSSNVKVVTLPLGIDVAKFEHNAFTESVESKVQTLKQLNGNRKIIIGRDRLDLVRGVVQKLQAFEMFLDIYPEWRGKVVLIQVSFKPFYHSSKLDKKVNELVSNINAKYGSLEYTPVQNYNMKVDRDEYLALLRAADLCMITSIRDGMNTTALEYIVCQKESKSPLLLSEFSGTASVLQDCVQVNPWDAVGVANSINECLLMSDDRKAALEAKLYRSVCNNTNQDWTCHFLQSLMDFVVKLNSKHGTPYLNKPMLLEDYTRAGRRLFLFDYDGTLAPIVRDPNAAIPSARLINVLKALVKDPKNEIWIISGRDQEFLEKWIGSQFPEVGLSAEHGCFLKKAGHKEWINLAERYEMLWREEVEEILKRYAERTPGSFIEKKKAAIVWHYRQSDPELGKFQAAKCKADLLERMAAYDVEVMAGKANVEVRPSFVNKGEIVRRLVLNSDPLVQQPRTFEQMPDFILCLGDDTTDEDMFKVLNIIEQNWKDKKLVTIKEPRGIYPVTVGPANKETVAKAYLSDPDQVLDTLGLLVGQVSLFDTAGTVELDDRGHLKNSESALRSEKARQAYQASAGSRDHKAT